The Fusarium graminearum PH-1 chromosome 2, whole genome shotgun sequence genome includes a region encoding these proteins:
- a CDS encoding pantoate-beta-alanine ligase: MLPLRFIRHRSPFTTSVRTMASACSTSSRLETLPKSPIRVLRSVESVRRWRKPHVVEHRSVGLVPTMGALHEGHLALIRAAAKENHHVVVSIYVNPAQFGIKEDLSSYPVTWEEDAKKLAALDRELADDGGNLGRISAVFAPTTPEIYPSGFPGQEIDSKGSFVTITPVGEVLEGASRPTFFRGVATVCLKLFNIVQPERVYFGQKDVQQTVVIRRMVKDFILPLQVVVQPTEREKDGLALSSRNVYLGPRRRAAAIVLPNALHAAAAAYTKDGFYTREDVLGAAHKVIDAFASEQSNLPSTERVVFEVDYVSLADPDTLVEVDEIDPSRGAVLSGAIKMLPVEEAKKGEDLGFSGGPPVRLIDNIILKPLDSKSE; the protein is encoded by the coding sequence ATGCTTCCTCTTCGCTTTATTCGACATCGCTCGCCTTTCACGACTTCGGTCCGCACAATGGCTTCCGCTTGCTCAACTTCCTCCCGCCTCGAGACCCTTCCTAAGTCGCCAATTCGTGTCCTCCGCTCCGTCGAGTCAGTCCGTCGCTGGCGAAAACCCCATGTCGTTGAGCACCGTTCCGTTGGCCTCGTGCCCACCATGGGCGCTCTACACGAGGGCCATCTTGCCTTGATCCGCGCCGCTGCCAAAGAGAACCACCACGTGGTTGTGAGCATATACGTAAACCCTGCGCAGTTTGGTATCAAGGAAGATCTATCGTCTTATCCAGTGACTTGGGAGGAAGACGCAAAGAAGTTGGCAGCGCTGGATAGAGAGCtcgctgatgatggaggtAACTTGGGTCGCATTTCTGCCGTGTTCGCGCCGACGACGCCGGAGATATACCCAAGTGGCTTCCCGGGCCAGGAAATTGATAGTAAGGGAAGCTTTGTCACAATAACGCCTGTGGGTGAAGTCCTTGAGGGTGCTAGCAGACCAACCTTCTTCCGTGGTGTTGCGACAGTGTGCTTGAAACTCTTCAACATTGTTCAACCTGAGCGTGTATACTTTGGTCAGAAGGATGTTCAACAAACAGTTGTCATACGCAGAATGGTCAAGGACTTCATCCTGCCCCTGCAGGTTGTTGTCCAGCCTACGGAACGTGAGAAAGATGGGCTTGCGCTTAGCTCGCGAAATGTCTACCTTGGCCCGAGACGAAGAGCTGCCGCCATTGTCCTCCCAAACGCACTGCatgctgctgccgctgcgTATACGAAGGACGGCTTCTACACCAGGGAGGATGTTCTCGGTGCAGCACATAAAGTTATTGACGCGTTTGCATCAGAACAGTCCAATCTGCCCTCCACTGAGCGTGTGGTCTTCGAGGTTGACTATGTATCCCTTGCAGACCCCGACACATtagttgaagttgacgagATTGATCCTTCGCGAGGAGCTGTTTTGAGCGGTGCAATTAAGATGTTGCCTGTCGAGGAGGCTAAGAAAGGTGAGGATCTAGGCTTTAGCGGAGGGCCACCCGTGCGGTTGATCGAtaacatcatcctcaagccTCTAGATTCCAAGAGCGAATAG